Proteins from one Planctomyces sp. SH-PL62 genomic window:
- a CDS encoding ATP-dependent helicase — protein MRKITLKHKPPEGLARQLAEDLNPSQREAAAAPDGYNLILAGPGSGKTRVITYRVAWLIGRGVPAESILLVTFTRRASREMVGRLGGLVGNEAGRVWAGTFHHVGNRLLRRSARELGFEPNFTILDGEDQTDLLRLAMDDGGLASKNKLAPKPSQVQHLISFALNTRKSLEEAVAETAGDLVEWTAEIQQVAEAYAARKLASNCMDYDDLLVLWLKLLNEHPARLAEQGKMFRHILVDEMQDTNALQIEVVEKLAAAGAGNLTAVGDDAQSIYRFRGADYDNILKFPDRHPGSRIFRLDVNYRSTPQIVALTQASIACNQTGFPKSLVSTRPDGLKPVVVAVADVYEEAALVCQEILETRDRGVPLSEMAVLYRNHYDSVVLQGELLARNIPYNVRSGIRFFEQAHVKDVLAFLRVVLNPRDEASWRRLLLLLPGIGPAKAGAVYQKLASSGDPFSAVAAAGTMAAVPPKSRGLFAAFVNDLNLIRATDPENRPAAAIQAVLAGGYPATIRQRYDKPENRLKDVEQFAVLAAKYESLERLVADLMLAGDLYGVDASGGEDPTDLLVLSSVHQAKGLEWSHVFVIRLVDDGFPNRRAVDEPGGEEEERRIFYVAVSRAKNELMLSYPSTISRGGYGPTVFSTPSRFITEVDPELYERAELEHDFEVLEIEAKPGDGDDERPTK, from the coding sequence ATGCGCAAGATCACGCTCAAGCACAAACCGCCCGAGGGGCTGGCCCGGCAACTGGCGGAGGACCTGAATCCGTCGCAGCGCGAGGCGGCGGCGGCGCCGGACGGTTACAACCTGATCCTGGCCGGCCCGGGGTCGGGCAAGACGCGGGTGATCACGTATCGGGTCGCCTGGCTGATCGGCCGAGGCGTCCCGGCCGAGTCGATCCTGCTGGTCACGTTCACGCGACGGGCGTCTCGGGAGATGGTCGGCCGGCTCGGCGGGCTCGTCGGCAACGAGGCCGGGCGGGTCTGGGCCGGGACGTTCCACCACGTCGGCAACCGCCTGCTCCGGCGCTCGGCCCGCGAGCTGGGCTTCGAGCCGAACTTCACGATCCTCGACGGCGAGGACCAGACCGACCTCCTCCGGCTGGCGATGGACGACGGCGGGCTGGCGTCGAAGAACAAGCTCGCCCCCAAGCCCTCGCAGGTCCAGCACCTGATCAGCTTCGCCCTCAACACCAGGAAGTCGCTGGAGGAGGCCGTCGCCGAGACCGCCGGCGACCTCGTCGAGTGGACCGCCGAGATCCAGCAGGTCGCCGAGGCCTACGCCGCGCGCAAGCTGGCGAGCAACTGCATGGACTACGACGACCTGCTCGTCCTCTGGCTGAAGCTGCTGAACGAGCATCCCGCGCGGCTCGCCGAGCAAGGCAAGATGTTCCGCCACATCCTGGTCGACGAGATGCAGGACACCAACGCCCTCCAGATCGAGGTCGTCGAGAAGCTCGCCGCCGCCGGCGCGGGGAACCTGACGGCCGTCGGCGACGACGCCCAGTCGATCTACCGTTTCCGAGGGGCCGACTACGACAACATCCTGAAGTTCCCCGACCGCCACCCCGGCTCCAGGATCTTCCGCCTGGACGTCAACTACCGCTCGACGCCCCAGATCGTGGCGCTGACGCAGGCGTCGATCGCCTGCAACCAGACGGGGTTCCCCAAGTCGCTGGTCTCGACGCGCCCGGACGGCCTCAAGCCGGTGGTCGTCGCCGTGGCCGACGTCTACGAAGAGGCGGCCCTCGTCTGCCAGGAGATCCTGGAGACGCGCGATCGGGGCGTCCCCCTGTCCGAGATGGCCGTCCTCTACCGCAACCATTACGACAGCGTCGTCCTCCAGGGGGAACTGCTGGCGAGGAACATCCCGTACAACGTCCGCAGCGGCATCCGGTTCTTCGAGCAGGCCCACGTGAAGGACGTGCTGGCGTTCCTCCGCGTGGTCCTCAACCCCCGCGACGAGGCGTCGTGGCGACGGCTCCTGCTGCTCCTGCCCGGGATCGGCCCGGCCAAGGCGGGGGCCGTCTACCAGAAGCTCGCGTCGTCGGGCGACCCGTTCTCGGCCGTGGCCGCCGCCGGGACGATGGCGGCCGTCCCCCCCAAGAGCCGGGGGCTGTTCGCCGCGTTCGTGAACGACCTCAACCTGATCCGCGCGACCGACCCCGAGAACCGTCCGGCCGCCGCCATCCAGGCCGTGCTCGCCGGCGGCTATCCCGCCACGATCCGCCAGCGCTACGACAAGCCGGAGAACCGACTCAAGGACGTGGAGCAGTTCGCGGTCCTCGCCGCCAAGTACGAGAGCCTGGAGCGGCTGGTGGCCGACCTCATGCTGGCCGGCGACCTCTACGGCGTGGACGCCTCCGGCGGCGAGGACCCGACAGACCTGCTCGTCCTCAGCTCGGTCCACCAGGCGAAAGGCCTGGAATGGTCGCACGTCTTCGTGATCCGACTCGTCGACGACGGCTTCCCCAACCGCCGCGCCGTCGACGAACCGGGGGGCGAGGAAGAAGAACGGCGCATCTTCTACGTGGCCGTCAGCCGCGCCAAGAACGAGTTGATGCTGTCGTACCCGTCGACCATCAGCCGGGGCGGATACGGCCCGACCGTCTTCTCCACGCCGAGCCGCTTCATCACCGAGGTCGACCCCGAACTCTACGAACGCGCCGAGCTGGAACACGACTTCGAGGTCCTCGAAATCGAGGCGAAGCCGGGCGACGGCGACGACGAACGCCCGACGAAATGA